In a genomic window of Erigeron canadensis isolate Cc75 chromosome 5, C_canadensis_v1, whole genome shotgun sequence:
- the LOC122599813 gene encoding copper transporter 5.1-like → MMHMTFYWSRNVTLLFDSWKTNSWLSYILSLAICIIFSIFYQYMEDKRVRFKLLASTKTKTDSPSDTTTSPLLLNKKIKIGGGCGERLMGSVLFGVNSAIGYFLMLSIMSFNGGVFVAIVVGLSVGYFLFRSGGEIDDQVVDNPCACA, encoded by the coding sequence ATGATGCACATGACCTTTTACTGGAGTCGAAACGTGACTCTTCTTTTCGATTCATGGAAAACCAATTCATGGTTATCTTATATTCTTTCTTTAGCCATTTGTATCATATTTTCAATCTTTTATCAATACATGGAAGACAAACGTGTTCGTTTCAAATTACTCGCCtcaacaaaaaccaaaactgaTTCACCATCTGATACAACCACAAGTCCATTATTgctgaataaaaaaataaaaattggagGTGGGTGTGGTGAGAGATTAATGGGGTCTGTTTTATTTGGGGTGAATTCAGCAATTGGGTATTTTCTTATGCTTTCGATTATGTCTTTTAATGGTGGTGTTTTTGTTGCGATTGTTGTTGGTTTGTCTGTTGGGTATTTCTTGTTTAGGAGTGGTGGTGAGATTGATGACCAAGTTGTTGATAATCCTTGTGCTTGTGCTTGA
- the LOC122601133 gene encoding uncharacterized mitochondrial protein AtMg00810-like yields the protein MANCNPVQTPVDTSRKLRSNVGAPISDPTEFCSLAGAVQYLTFKCPDISYVVQQVCMHMHAPYTEYFNALKRILCDADWAGCPDTRRSTSGYCVYLGDNLLSWSSKRQPTISCSSVEAEYRGVANVVAEICWLRNLLLEQHQRTNHIEIDIHFVREKIQRGLVHVLHVPSRYRLVDIFTKVLPRFLFHDLSTNIKDLVIAKTSTKDT from the exons ATGGCCAACTGTAATCCTGTTCAGACACCTGTTGACACGTCCCGTAAACTCAGGTCCAATGTTGGGGCACCCATTTCTGATCCTACCGAGTTCTGTAGTCTTGCTGGCGCCGTGCAATATCTTACATTTAAATGTCCCGATATCTCCTATGTTGTCCAACAGGTATGTATGCACATGCATGCGCCTTATACAGAATATTTTAATGCTTTGAAGCGCATACTTTG TGATGCCGATTGGGCGGGTTGCCCCGATACCCGACGTTCCACGTCTGGGTACTGTGTATATCTTGGTGACAATTTACTTTCTTGGTCCTCTAAACGACAGCCTACTATATCTTGTTCAAGTGTCGAGGCCGAGTATCGAGGTGTGGCTAATGTTGTAGCAGAAATTTGTTGGTTACGCAACTTACTACTCGAGCAACATCAACGCACTAATCACATTGAGATTGACATTCATTTTGTTCGAGAAAAGATTCAACGGGGACTTGTTCATGTTCTTCATGTTCCTTCACGTTATCGGTTGGTAGATATCTTCACCAAAGTGCTACCAAGATTTCTTTTTCATGATTTGTCCACAAATATCAAGGATTTGGTAATAGCCAAAACAAGCACAAAAGATACTTGA